In Alkalibacter saccharofermentans DSM 14828, the following proteins share a genomic window:
- a CDS encoding HIT family protein, which translates to MCILNEFKEKFKVNEYKIYESEHWIWSLRPHQATIGAGILSLKRECPTFSELKPEEYADLNNIIKVIEPVLMKAFNYDVINYLMLMMFDKHVHYHVFPRYETPIEILDKTWKDENWPAIPPLMGEALLNDEMVSIMELIKSKI; encoded by the coding sequence ATGTGTATCTTGAATGAATTCAAAGAAAAATTCAAAGTTAATGAGTACAAAATTTACGAGTCCGAGCACTGGATATGGTCCTTAAGACCGCATCAGGCCACAATTGGAGCTGGAATTCTTTCTTTAAAAAGAGAATGTCCTACGTTTTCAGAGTTAAAGCCTGAGGAATATGCTGACTTAAATAACATTATAAAGGTAATTGAACCGGTGTTAATGAAAGCTTTCAACTATGATGTTATTAATTATTTGATGTTAATGATGTTTGATAAACATGTACATTATCATGTTTTTCCAAGATATGAGACACCAATTGAAATTCTAGATAAAACTTGGAAAGATGAAAATTGGCCGGCAATACCACCATTGATGGGAGAAGCGCTATTGAATGATGAAATGGTAAGTATAATGGAGTTAATAAAAAGCAAGATCTAA
- a CDS encoding adenylyltransferase/cytidyltransferase family protein, whose product MTKKYKVGYTTGVFDLFHIGHLNILKKAKEQCEYLIVGVSTDENVLSYKKKTPVIPFEERIAIVEALKYVDEVVPQTHMDKFKAWEKIKFEAIFHGDDWKGSAMYSEIERKFNEVGVDMVYFPYTKGTSSTILADVLAQALKEKKASNE is encoded by the coding sequence ATGACAAAAAAATATAAAGTAGGATATACAACAGGAGTTTTTGATTTATTTCATATTGGGCACCTAAATATTCTAAAAAAAGCTAAAGAGCAATGTGAATATTTGATTGTAGGAGTAAGTACGGATGAAAATGTTTTAAGCTATAAGAAAAAAACACCAGTTATTCCATTTGAAGAAAGAATTGCAATAGTGGAAGCACTTAAATATGTTGATGAAGTAGTTCCACAAACTCATATGGACAAGTTCAAGGCATGGGAAAAAATTAAATTTGAAGCAATTTTCCATGGGGATGATTGGAAAGGTTCAGCAATGTATTCAGAGATAGAACGTAAGTTTAATGAAGTAGGAGTAGACATGGTTTATTTTCCATATACAAAAGGAACATCATCAACTATTTTAGCAGATGTTTTAGCTCAAGCATTAAAAGAGAAAAAAGCTTCTAATGAATAA
- the galE gene encoding UDP-glucose 4-epimerase GalE, with amino-acid sequence MNILVTGGLGFIGSHTTIELIKNNHTVIIADNLINSKIEVLDKLSTITGIKPHFYQIDVTDEAKVEEIFNNHKIDGVIHFAGLKAVGESVSKPIEYYYNNLVSTMVLSKMCVKYGVDKFVFSSSATVYGDQPSPLKEDMDLKKTTNPYGETKAMSERILTDTSIANPDFSVSLLRYFNPVGAHESGLIGEDPNGIPNNLMPFVTKVAKGQLEKLNVFGNDYDTVDGTGVRDYIHVVDLAKGHVKAFENLKNGVNIYNLGTGRGTSVLELVNAFIKVNDINVPYEIVGRRPGDIATCFADASKAERELKWKAELGIEEMVRDAWKFEKNNKQ; translated from the coding sequence ATGAACATATTAGTAACCGGAGGCCTAGGCTTTATCGGCAGTCATACAACGATAGAACTAATTAAAAATAACCATACAGTGATCATTGCTGATAATCTTATAAACTCAAAGATTGAAGTGCTGGACAAGCTATCTACCATAACTGGCATCAAGCCTCATTTCTATCAGATCGATGTAACTGATGAAGCAAAGGTAGAAGAAATCTTCAATAACCATAAAATCGATGGTGTGATTCACTTCGCTGGCCTTAAGGCAGTAGGAGAGTCAGTTTCCAAGCCGATAGAGTATTATTACAATAATCTTGTTAGCACTATGGTACTTAGCAAGATGTGTGTGAAGTACGGAGTAGATAAGTTTGTCTTCAGTTCATCTGCGACAGTGTATGGTGATCAGCCATCTCCACTTAAAGAAGATATGGATCTGAAGAAAACCACCAATCCTTATGGCGAAACTAAAGCTATGAGCGAACGGATCTTGACAGACACTTCAATAGCAAATCCTGATTTTTCAGTTAGTCTATTAAGGTATTTCAATCCAGTAGGTGCTCACGAGAGCGGCTTGATTGGTGAGGATCCTAATGGCATTCCAAACAATCTAATGCCTTTCGTTACGAAGGTGGCTAAAGGTCAGTTAGAGAAGTTAAATGTATTTGGTAATGACTATGATACAGTTGATGGAACCGGTGTTCGTGACTATATCCATGTAGTTGATTTAGCAAAAGGCCATGTGAAGGCCTTTGAGAATCTTAAAAATGGTGTTAATATCTACAACTTGGGAACCGGAAGAGGAACTTCTGTTTTAGAACTTGTGAATGCCTTCATAAAGGTTAATGACATAAATGTACCTTATGAAATAGTAGGAAGACGTCCGGGCGATATTGCGACCTGTTTTGCGGATGCAAGTAAAGCTGAGAGAGAATTAAAGTGGAAGGCTGAACTTGGAATCGAAGAAATGGTCAGGGATGCTTGGAAATTTGAAAAGAATAATAAGCAATAA
- a CDS encoding IS3 family transposase: MRELKYKAIMSLELKYPVWLLCEIAGISRSSYYKYKKEPLNKNTEIEKHIIDIYNKSNKRAGYRTIKFILKNRYNLVVNHKKILRIMQENGIQSIIRKKKYKKPEKAIIKENILNRDFKSTKPYEKFVTDITYIPTRHKMIYLCTIIDLFNNEPIVYKISDSQDKSLSIDTIKKLSSKHNLKDSIIHSDQGIHYTNKDYTGLLKDLGIKQSMSRKGNCWDNAKAESFFSHYKCEAIYIMTKKMKDINDVVQITEEYMDYYINDRPQKSLGGLSPSAYKNTYLNS, encoded by the coding sequence ATAAGAGAATTAAAATATAAGGCTATCATGTCATTAGAGTTAAAATATCCTGTATGGCTATTATGCGAAATAGCTGGTATTAGTAGATCTTCCTATTATAAATATAAAAAGGAACCACTAAATAAAAACACTGAAATAGAAAAACATATTATTGATATTTATAATAAATCAAACAAAAGAGCAGGGTACAGAACAATAAAATTTATACTGAAAAATAGATATAATCTTGTTGTGAATCATAAAAAGATACTTAGAATTATGCAGGAAAATGGTATACAATCCATTATAAGAAAGAAAAAATATAAAAAACCTGAAAAAGCGATTATTAAGGAAAATATTCTAAATAGAGATTTTAAATCAACGAAACCCTATGAAAAATTTGTTACAGATATCACTTATATACCTACACGTCATAAAATGATATATCTTTGCACTATAATAGACTTATTCAATAATGAACCTATAGTATATAAAATTAGTGACTCTCAAGATAAAAGTTTAAGTATAGATACTATTAAAAAACTTTCTTCTAAGCATAATCTTAAAGATAGTATCATTCATAGTGATCAGGGAATTCATTATACAAACAAAGATTATACAGGCTTATTAAAAGACCTAGGAATTAAACAAAGTATGTCAAGAAAAGGTAACTGCTGGGATAATGCAAAAGCTGAATCTTTTTTTAGTCATTATAAATGTGAAGCCATTTATATCATGACTAAAAAGATGAAAGATATAAATGATGTAGTGCAAATTACAGAAGAATATATGGACTATTATATAAATGATAGACCACAAAAGTCACTTGGGGGATTGTCCCCAAGTGCATATAAAAATACCTATTTAAATTCCTAA